One genomic region from Hoeflea algicola encodes:
- a CDS encoding efflux RND transporter permease subunit — MKPGSSPLGIAGELTRAFIVSPLTPLFLLAAFAFGLVALMTLPREEEPQISVPMVDIMLSAPGLKADDAVKLVTEPLETIVKSIDGVEHVYSQTSDNQVMVTARFIVGTQTDSAILRVHDKVQANIDRIPVGVPEPMIVGRGIDDVAIVSLTLTPSPEAADTVSATDLTRVARELRTELSKIDNVGLTYLVGDTDDIIRIAPNPQRLAQTGVTLQQLAAKVTEANRAFPAGQVTIDGQNTDLMVGETLYAPAEIGNLLVTTRDGRPVYVRDLADISLAPDGAPRIVATVARSDNGITRTPAVTLALAKRAGANAVVVAEQILERTESLEGSLIPESIAVEVTRDYGESANEKANELLYHLGLATVSIILLVWFAIGWREAVVVAVVIPVTILLTLFASRVMGYTLNRVSLFALIFSIGILVDDAIVVIENISRHWGMGDGRNRRQAAIEAVAEVGNPTIVATLTVVAALLPMLFVSGMMGPYMSPIPANASAAMVFSFFVAVMVTPWLMLKVAGRAPMHHGHGEGAQAGGKIGRIYRAIATPVLASKARSWVFLLSVGALTLGSLSLFYTKDVTVKLLPFDNKSELSVVIDMPEGTSVEATDAVAQAVAREALKLDEVHTTQTHAGTAAPFNFNGLVRHSFLRSESQMGDVALNLTPKGDRDRTSHDIALELREQIAAIPLPQGASLKVVEPPPGPPVMATLLAEIYGPDAETRRAVAARVEQAFRSAPYIVDIDNSWGQPANRARVTISTDELEFFRVEERDVFDTIAILNTGQTVGYSHRGGGRTPIAIRLERPRAERLLDESFLTTPIPANVLPGDRSVVELGDVVKVSTERASFPVFRHNGRAAEMVTAELAGTYEAPLYGMLAVHEALDAMDWTGLEKPVIALNGQPADEHTPTLLWDGEWEVTWVTFRDMGAAFGVALLGIYILVVAQFGSFKAPLVILTPVPLTFIGILGGHWLFGAPFSATSMIGFIALAGIIVRNSILLVDFIRHAHVEGEPLTPVLIEAGAIRFKPIILTALAAMIGAAVILTDPIFQGLAISLLFGLASSTALTVLVIPAIYRVMRT, encoded by the coding sequence ATGAAACCAGGCTCCTCGCCTCTGGGCATTGCCGGGGAACTGACCCGGGCCTTCATCGTCTCGCCGTTGACACCGTTGTTCCTGCTGGCAGCCTTTGCCTTCGGGCTGGTGGCGCTGATGACGCTGCCGCGCGAAGAAGAACCGCAGATCTCGGTGCCGATGGTCGACATCATGCTGTCGGCGCCGGGCCTGAAGGCCGATGACGCGGTCAAGCTTGTGACCGAACCGCTGGAAACCATCGTCAAAAGCATTGACGGGGTCGAGCACGTCTACTCGCAGACATCCGACAACCAGGTCATGGTCACCGCGCGCTTCATCGTCGGAACCCAGACGGATTCCGCCATCTTGCGGGTTCACGACAAGGTTCAGGCGAATATCGACCGGATTCCGGTGGGCGTGCCCGAGCCGATGATCGTCGGCCGCGGCATTGATGATGTAGCAATCGTTTCGCTCACGCTGACGCCCTCACCCGAGGCGGCTGACACGGTGAGCGCAACCGACCTGACCCGGGTCGCGCGCGAATTGCGAACAGAGCTGTCCAAGATCGACAATGTCGGACTGACCTATCTGGTCGGCGACACCGATGACATCATCCGCATCGCGCCCAACCCGCAGCGGCTCGCACAGACCGGCGTTACCCTGCAACAACTCGCAGCCAAAGTGACAGAGGCCAATCGCGCCTTCCCCGCAGGCCAGGTGACGATCGATGGCCAGAACACCGATCTGATGGTTGGTGAAACCCTTTACGCGCCTGCCGAGATCGGCAATTTGCTGGTCACGACCCGGGACGGGCGGCCGGTCTATGTGCGCGATCTCGCCGACATCTCGCTGGCCCCCGATGGTGCACCGCGAATTGTCGCGACCGTCGCCCGCTCAGACAACGGGATTACACGCACGCCCGCCGTTACGCTGGCCCTGGCCAAGCGTGCCGGCGCCAACGCGGTGGTCGTTGCCGAGCAGATCCTCGAGCGCACGGAAAGCCTGGAAGGTTCGCTAATCCCCGAGTCCATCGCTGTCGAGGTGACCCGCGATTATGGCGAGAGCGCTAACGAGAAGGCAAACGAGCTGCTCTATCACCTGGGGCTGGCGACTGTGTCGATCATCCTGCTGGTGTGGTTTGCGATCGGCTGGCGCGAGGCGGTGGTGGTGGCCGTGGTCATTCCGGTGACGATTCTCCTGACGCTGTTTGCCTCACGGGTGATGGGTTACACGCTCAACCGGGTATCGCTGTTCGCGCTGATCTTCTCGATCGGGATCCTGGTCGATGACGCCATCGTGGTGATCGAGAACATATCGCGTCACTGGGGCATGGGAGATGGGCGAAACCGCCGGCAGGCCGCTATCGAGGCGGTGGCCGAAGTTGGCAATCCGACCATCGTCGCCACGCTGACCGTGGTCGCAGCCCTGCTGCCGATGCTGTTCGTGTCCGGCATGATGGGCCCCTATATGAGCCCAATCCCGGCCAATGCATCAGCGGCGATGGTGTTTTCGTTCTTTGTCGCGGTGATGGTGACGCCGTGGCTGATGCTCAAGGTCGCGGGCCGCGCGCCGATGCACCATGGCCATGGCGAAGGCGCCCAGGCTGGTGGCAAGATCGGTCGGATCTACCGCGCAATCGCCACGCCGGTGCTGGCAAGCAAGGCCCGCTCCTGGGTGTTCCTGCTCAGTGTCGGCGCGCTGACGCTAGGCTCGCTGTCACTGTTCTACACCAAGGACGTGACGGTGAAGCTGTTGCCGTTTGACAACAAGTCCGAGCTCTCGGTGGTGATCGACATGCCCGAAGGCACATCCGTCGAAGCCACCGACGCGGTGGCCCAGGCTGTGGCGCGCGAAGCGCTGAAGCTCGATGAGGTTCACACCACGCAGACCCATGCCGGCACCGCCGCGCCATTCAACTTCAATGGCCTGGTGCGCCACTCGTTCCTGCGCTCGGAAAGCCAGATGGGCGACGTGGCGCTGAATCTCACGCCGAAGGGCGATCGCGACCGCACCAGTCATGACATTGCGCTGGAGCTGCGCGAGCAGATCGCCGCGATCCCGCTGCCCCAGGGCGCGAGCCTGAAAGTGGTGGAGCCGCCGCCCGGCCCGCCGGTGATGGCTACGCTTTTGGCCGAGATCTATGGTCCCGACGCCGAAACCCGCCGTGCGGTGGCGGCCCGGGTCGAGCAAGCATTTCGCTCGGCGCCGTACATTGTCGATATCGACAATTCCTGGGGGCAGCCGGCAAACCGCGCCCGGGTGACGATCTCAACCGACGAGCTCGAGTTCTTCCGGGTTGAAGAACGCGACGTGTTCGACACCATCGCCATCCTCAACACCGGACAGACGGTGGGCTATTCGCACCGCGGCGGTGGTCGCACGCCGATTGCCATCCGGCTTGAGCGGCCCCGCGCCGAGCGATTGCTGGATGAAAGCTTCCTGACCACGCCGATCCCGGCCAACGTGCTGCCAGGAGACCGCAGCGTGGTGGAACTCGGTGACGTGGTGAAAGTGAGCACCGAACGCGCCTCGTTCCCGGTGTTCCGGCACAATGGACGCGCCGCCGAAATGGTGACGGCAGAGCTTGCAGGCACCTACGAGGCGCCGCTCTATGGCATGCTTGCGGTCCACGAAGCGCTTGATGCGATGGACTGGACCGGGCTTGAAAAACCGGTGATCGCGCTCAACGGCCAACCCGCTGACGAACACACGCCAACCCTGTTGTGGGACGGTGAATGGGAAGTCACCTGGGTTACGTTCCGCGATATGGGCGCCGCCTTCGGCGTGGCGCTGCTGGGCATCTACATCCTGGTGGTGGCCCAGTTTGGCTCATTCAAGGCGCCGCTGGTGATCCTCACACCGGTGCCGCTGACCTTCATCGGCATTCTCGGTGGTCACTGGCTGTTCGGGGCACCATTCTCGGCCACTTCGATGATCGGCTTCATCGCGCTCGCCGGAATCATCGTGCGCAACTCAATCCTGCTGGTGGATTTCATCCGCCATGCCCATGTCGAGGGTGAACCGCTGACACCGGTGCTGATTGAAGCCGGCGCGATCCGCTTCAAGCCGATCATCCTGACCGCGCTGGCGGCGATGATTGGTGCGGCAGTGATCCTGACCGACCCGATCTTTCAGGGGCTGGCAATATCGCTGTTGTTCGGGCTGGCCTCATCAACAGCGCTCACGGTGCTGGTAATCCCGGCGATCTACCGGGTGATGCGCACCTGA
- the mog gene encoding molybdopterin adenylyltransferase, protein MTVRIAVLTVSDRASRGEYEDLGGPAVKAWLERVISSPVEITIHVIPDGLESVRDTLIRLCDDEGVDMVLTTGGTGPSPRDLTPEAMQEVLEKELPGFGELMRKKSLEQVPTAILSRQTAGTRGKTLIVNLPGKPGSIDTCLTAVFPAIPFCLDLIDAGRIETHEDILKAFRPSK, encoded by the coding sequence ATGACCGTTCGCATTGCCGTCCTTACCGTGTCCGACCGCGCCAGCCGCGGGGAGTATGAGGATCTTGGCGGCCCGGCGGTCAAGGCGTGGCTGGAGCGGGTGATCTCCAGCCCGGTCGAAATCACCATTCACGTGATCCCCGATGGACTTGAGAGCGTGCGCGACACGCTGATCCGGCTCTGCGATGACGAAGGTGTCGACATGGTGCTGACCACCGGCGGCACCGGCCCCTCACCGCGTGACCTTACCCCCGAGGCGATGCAGGAAGTGCTGGAAAAGGAATTGCCGGGCTTTGGCGAATTGATGCGCAAGAAAAGCCTTGAGCAGGTGCCCACCGCCATCCTCTCGCGCCAGACTGCGGGCACCCGTGGCAAGACCCTGATCGTCAACCTGCCGGGCAAGCCAGGCTCGATCGACACATGTTTGACGGCGGTGTTCCCGGCGATTCCCTTCTGCCTCGATCTGATCGACGCCGGCCGGATCGAAACCCACGAGGATATCCTCAAGGCCTTTCGCCCGTCCAAGTGA
- a CDS encoding GMC family oxidoreductase, whose product MEFDYVIVGGGSAGSLLAARLSEDPTMNVCLLEAGGDGKRILVRAPLGMVAMLPGRPKINNWAFQTVPQPGLGGRRGYQPRGRALGGSSVLNAMLYVRGHPSDYDDWADAGCDGWGWSDVLPVFRRSENNIRGADAFHGDAGLLQVAEQRSPRPISRAFVDAASEVQIRRNDDFNGPEQEGAGLYQVTQFWRDGRQGERCSVAAAYLHPVMNRPNLKVITGAHVTRVLMEGFRATGVAYLAGKVEQKVIARAEVILCGGAFNSPQLLMLSGIGPGEHLRARGVEVAKDLPGVGQNLQDHLDYIYAAKTRDTDVLGLGAVGAYKLIRDIFRWRRDGSGIVASPGAEGGAFLKSDRALARPDLQLHFVAALVDDHSRKLHMGYGYSCHVCALRPYSRGDVGLNGPDPSLPPRIDPKYLSDLRDADLMLKGARITRKIMDAPSMRKYRLREVYTRDGMEDAELMDHIRARADTIYHPVGTCRMGRDAMAVTDPQLRVRGFERLRVVDASVMPTLIGGNTNAATVMIAEKAADMIRASARG is encoded by the coding sequence ATGGAATTTGATTATGTCATCGTCGGCGGCGGTTCCGCTGGCTCGCTGCTTGCAGCACGGCTGAGCGAGGACCCCACGATGAATGTCTGCCTGCTCGAGGCCGGCGGTGACGGCAAGAGAATTCTGGTGCGCGCGCCGCTCGGAATGGTGGCGATGCTGCCGGGCCGCCCGAAAATCAACAACTGGGCATTTCAGACAGTGCCGCAGCCTGGCCTGGGCGGCCGGCGCGGATATCAGCCGCGCGGCCGCGCGCTGGGCGGCTCCAGTGTCCTCAATGCCATGCTCTATGTGCGCGGTCACCCTTCCGATTACGATGACTGGGCTGATGCCGGATGCGACGGCTGGGGATGGTCGGATGTGTTGCCCGTGTTTCGCCGGTCCGAAAACAACATTCGCGGCGCCGACGCGTTTCATGGCGATGCAGGATTGCTGCAGGTGGCCGAGCAGAGAAGCCCGCGCCCGATCAGTCGTGCCTTTGTCGATGCCGCCAGCGAAGTCCAGATCCGCCGTAACGATGATTTCAATGGTCCCGAACAGGAGGGGGCGGGGCTCTATCAGGTTACCCAGTTCTGGCGCGACGGCAGGCAGGGCGAGCGCTGTTCGGTGGCCGCCGCCTATCTGCATCCGGTGATGAACCGCCCCAATCTCAAGGTGATCACCGGCGCTCATGTCACCAGAGTGCTGATGGAGGGCTTCCGTGCCACCGGCGTGGCTTATCTCGCGGGAAAAGTTGAGCAAAAGGTGATCGCGCGGGCCGAGGTGATCCTGTGTGGCGGTGCGTTCAATTCGCCGCAATTGCTGATGCTCTCGGGCATCGGTCCAGGGGAGCATCTGCGGGCGAGGGGCGTCGAAGTGGCAAAGGATCTGCCCGGTGTCGGTCAGAATCTGCAGGACCATCTCGATTATATCTACGCCGCCAAAACCCGCGACACTGATGTGCTGGGGCTCGGCGCGGTCGGCGCCTACAAGCTGATCCGTGACATCTTCCGCTGGCGCCGCGATGGATCCGGAATTGTCGCCTCACCGGGCGCCGAGGGCGGCGCCTTCCTCAAATCCGATCGCGCCCTTGCCCGTCCGGACTTGCAACTGCATTTCGTTGCCGCCCTGGTGGATGACCATTCGCGCAAACTGCACATGGGCTACGGCTATTCCTGCCATGTCTGCGCGCTCAGGCCGTATTCACGCGGCGATGTCGGGCTGAACGGCCCGGACCCTAGCCTGCCGCCGCGGATCGACCCGAAATACCTGTCCGACTTGCGCGACGCCGATCTGATGCTCAAGGGCGCAAGAATCACCCGCAAGATCATGGACGCGCCATCGATGCGCAAATACCGACTTAGGGAAGTTTATACCCGAGATGGGATGGAGGACGCTGAGCTGATGGATCATATCCGTGCCCGTGCCGACACCATCTATCACCCGGTCGGGACCTGCAGGATGGGCCGCGACGCCATGGCTGTCACCGATCCGCAGCTCAGGGTTCGCGGGTTTGAGCGGTTGCGGGTGGTCGACGCCTCGGTGATGCCGACGCTGATTGGCGGCAACACCAATGCGGCCACAGTGATGATCGCCGAAAAGGCCGCCGACATGATCCGGGCCTCAGCGCGAGGATGA
- the bhcD gene encoding iminosuccinate reductase BhcD, with product MLIVPERLIADLVTAEAAYEAVEAVFAAMARGDARNFPVVREALGHADALYGFKSGFDRAGLALGLKSGGYWPGNMAKGLTNHQSTVVLFDPDTGQPSALVGGNLLTALRTAAASAVAIKRLARKDAKVLGMIGAGHQATFQLRAAAKAHPFERMVGWNLHPEMLPKLAAVADEIGLPFEAVTLVQLGQQADVIITITSSFAPILKRAQVRPGTHLSCMGTDTVGKQEVESGLVAAAKLFTDEVAQSITLGECQHAITEDLINEAVITPIGAVINGDHQGRSSDDEITLFDGTGVGLQDLVVAAMAVERAKAAGVALEFEI from the coding sequence ATGCTGATCGTGCCTGAAAGACTGATTGCCGATCTGGTCACCGCGGAAGCCGCCTATGAGGCGGTGGAAGCGGTGTTTGCCGCCATGGCGCGGGGTGACGCGCGCAATTTTCCGGTGGTGCGCGAGGCACTCGGCCATGCCGACGCGCTTTACGGGTTCAAGTCCGGTTTCGATCGCGCCGGGCTGGCACTGGGGCTGAAATCCGGCGGCTACTGGCCCGGAAACATGGCAAAGGGGCTGACCAACCACCAGTCGACGGTGGTGCTGTTTGATCCTGACACCGGGCAACCGAGCGCGCTGGTGGGCGGCAATTTGTTGACCGCGCTCAGAACAGCGGCGGCCTCGGCGGTGGCGATCAAGCGGCTGGCGCGCAAGGATGCGAAAGTGCTGGGCATGATCGGCGCCGGTCACCAGGCCACTTTTCAACTGCGCGCGGCGGCCAAGGCGCACCCATTTGAGCGCATGGTGGGCTGGAACCTGCATCCGGAAATGCTGCCGAAACTGGCAGCCGTGGCAGACGAGATCGGCCTGCCGTTTGAGGCTGTGACGCTGGTTCAGCTTGGCCAGCAAGCCGATGTGATCATCACCATCACCTCAAGCTTCGCCCCGATCCTGAAACGAGCCCAGGTGAGGCCAGGCACGCATCTATCCTGCATGGGGACTGACACCGTCGGCAAGCAAGAGGTGGAGTCGGGACTGGTGGCTGCGGCGAAGCTGTTTACCGACGAAGTCGCGCAATCGATCACGCTTGGCGAATGCCAGCATGCCATTACCGAAGACCTGATCAATGAGGCCGTCATCACGCCGATTGGCGCGGTGATCAACGGCGATCACCAAGGCCGCAGCAGCGACGACGAGATCACATTGTTTGACGGCACCGGCGTCGGGCTTCAGGACCTGGTGGTTGCGGCCATGGCGGTGGAACGGGCCAAGGCGGCCGGTGTGGCGCTGGAATTCGAGATCTGA
- a CDS encoding efflux RND transporter periplasmic adaptor subunit — translation MKTFSLVLLTLLSANLAQAETLTLSSTEITEWKAVQARVESRDIVPARARIGGVIEELSISEGDQVEAGQQLGLVKDDKIAFQIAALDAQLAAFAAQLATAQSELERAETLVKQGVVTRQRLTQLQTDVEVARNQIVSTEAQRAVLTQQQTEGAVLAPADGLVLTVPASRGAVIMPGEPVATIGSGGFFLRLALPERFADSLEAGSEIRIATIGGEANGRLAKIYPQIENGRVIADVEVDKLDTAFVNARILVEVPIGKRMALLAPEAAVSTRHGVDFITVENHEGETVERTIMIGKPQDGTDAGLIEVISGLSSGDTVVLP, via the coding sequence ATGAAGACCTTCAGCCTAGTTCTACTGACCCTGTTGTCGGCGAACCTCGCCCAGGCCGAGACACTGACGCTTTCGTCCACAGAGATCACCGAATGGAAGGCCGTTCAGGCGCGGGTCGAATCCCGCGACATCGTGCCGGCACGCGCCCGCATTGGCGGAGTGATCGAGGAATTGTCTATCAGCGAAGGCGACCAAGTTGAGGCCGGGCAGCAACTGGGGTTGGTCAAGGACGACAAGATCGCCTTTCAGATTGCGGCCCTCGACGCTCAACTGGCAGCGTTTGCGGCACAGCTTGCCACCGCACAATCGGAACTCGAACGGGCTGAAACACTGGTCAAGCAGGGCGTGGTGACGCGGCAGCGGTTGACGCAATTGCAGACCGATGTCGAAGTTGCCCGCAACCAGATTGTCTCCACCGAAGCGCAACGTGCGGTGCTGACACAGCAGCAAACCGAAGGCGCCGTGCTCGCCCCCGCCGATGGCCTTGTGCTGACGGTGCCGGCCAGTCGGGGCGCTGTGATCATGCCCGGCGAACCGGTGGCAACCATCGGATCAGGCGGTTTCTTTCTGCGACTGGCGCTGCCCGAACGCTTCGCAGACAGTCTCGAGGCCGGTTCGGAAATCCGCATCGCCACCATTGGCGGCGAGGCGAACGGGCGGCTCGCAAAAATCTACCCGCAAATCGAGAATGGTCGTGTGATCGCCGATGTCGAGGTCGACAAGCTTGACACCGCCTTTGTCAACGCCCGCATACTGGTCGAAGTGCCGATCGGCAAACGCATGGCGCTGCTTGCGCCCGAGGCTGCCGTGAGCACACGCCACGGGGTGGATTTCATCACGGTTGAAAACCACGAAGGCGAGACCGTTGAACGCACCATCATGATCGGCAAGCCGCAGGACGGGACCGATGCCGGCCTGATCGAAGTGATCAGCGGGCTGTCGTCCGGCGACACAGTGGTGCTGCCATGA